A portion of the Algisphaera agarilytica genome contains these proteins:
- the murA gene encoding UDP-N-acetylglucosamine 1-carboxyvinyltransferase produces MDSFLITGGRPLRGSVRINGAKNACLPLMACALLTDKPVTLTNVPNLADIRNMQRLLDSLGCSLSHAKPEAAERSDKAPDQAGSSPDALTIHAADHSKVVAHYDIVRTMRAGICVLGPLLASRGKARVSMPGGCAIGARPVDLHLRGLEALGATITLDAGYIVAEAPKGGRLKGAHIFLGGPNGSTALGTANVMSAATLAQGTTVIECAACEPEIVDVGNLLLAMGAKITGLGSPRITIEGVDALHGTPNAHPVIPDRIEAGTYLMAAAITHGDVTLENFPTDDLGAALDRLHEIGVTIDRVSPDGSTSEIRNQKSEIVRVAVARRLNPVQVVTQPHPGFPTDLQAQIMALLTLADGNAIITEKIFPDRFLHVAELQRMGANITRVGPSAMITGVRELVGAPVMASDLRASAGLVIAALAARGQTQVNRVYHLDRGYEQMEVTLQGLGAEIERVKE; encoded by the coding sequence ATGGATTCATTCCTCATCACCGGCGGCCGACCCCTCCGCGGCAGCGTCCGCATCAACGGCGCGAAAAACGCCTGCCTGCCGCTCATGGCCTGTGCCCTGCTCACCGACAAGCCGGTGACGCTGACCAACGTTCCGAACCTGGCCGACATCCGCAACATGCAGCGGCTGCTCGACTCGCTGGGCTGCTCGCTCTCCCACGCCAAGCCGGAGGCTGCGGAGCGCAGCGACAAAGCCCCGGATCAAGCCGGCTCCTCCCCCGACGCCCTCACCATCCACGCCGCCGACCACTCCAAGGTCGTCGCCCACTACGACATCGTCCGCACCATGCGGGCGGGTATCTGCGTGCTCGGCCCGCTGCTCGCCTCCCGCGGCAAGGCCCGCGTCTCCATGCCCGGCGGCTGCGCGATCGGTGCCCGACCCGTTGACCTGCACCTACGCGGGCTCGAGGCGCTCGGTGCGACCATCACCCTCGATGCCGGCTACATCGTCGCCGAGGCCCCCAAGGGCGGCCGCCTCAAAGGGGCCCACATTTTCCTCGGCGGGCCCAACGGCTCGACTGCCCTGGGCACGGCCAACGTCATGTCCGCCGCCACCCTCGCTCAAGGCACGACCGTGATCGAGTGCGCCGCCTGCGAGCCCGAGATCGTCGACGTCGGCAACCTGCTCCTCGCCATGGGCGCCAAGATCACCGGCCTCGGCTCGCCCCGCATCACCATCGAAGGCGTCGACGCCCTGCACGGCACACCCAACGCGCACCCCGTCATCCCCGACCGCATCGAGGCCGGCACCTACCTCATGGCCGCCGCCATCACCCACGGCGACGTCACCCTCGAGAACTTCCCGACCGACGACCTCGGTGCAGCATTGGACCGTCTCCACGAGATCGGCGTGACGATTGACCGCGTGTCGCCCGACGGCTCCACATCCGAAATCCGAAATCAAAAATCCGAAATCGTAAGAGTCGCCGTCGCTCGTCGGCTCAACCCCGTGCAGGTCGTGACCCAGCCCCACCCCGGCTTCCCCACCGACCTCCAGGCCCAGATCATGGCCCTGCTCACCCTGGCGGACGGCAACGCGATCATCACCGAAAAGATTTTCCCCGACCGATTCCTCCACGTCGCCGAGCTGCAGCGCATGGGTGCGAACATCACCCGCGTCGGCCCCAGCGCCATGATCACCGGCGTCCGCGAACTCGTCGGCGCCCCGGTCATGGCCAGCGACCTCCGCGCCTCTGCAGGCCTGGTCATCGCCGCCCTCGCCGCCCGCGGCCAAACCCAGGTCAACCGCGTGTACCACCTTGACCGCGGTTACGAGCAGATGGAAGTGACGCTGCAAGGATTGGGTGCGGAGATCGAACGGGTCAAAGAGTAA